The Heliorestis convoluta genome includes the window CGTGGTAAAAAGATTATTTGGAACTGACGGTGTCAGAGGCGTGGCCAATCAAGAATTGACGCCGGAGTTGGCCTTCCGCCTAGGCCGTTCCGGTGCCTATGTCCTAGGGCGTGACATAGAAAAGCCCAAGATTGTAATTGGGAAAGATACAAGAATTTCAGGTGATATGTTAGAAGCGGCCTTGATCGCCGGCATTACCTCAGTCGGTGCCGACGTCTTAAAAGTTGGTGTCCTGCCTACGCCAGGCATTGCTTTTTTGACAAGGCAGTTAGGCGCGACAGCAGGTGTTGTTATCTCAGCTTCTCATAACCCTGTAGAAGACAATGGCATTAAGTTTATCGGCGGCAACGGTTATAAGCTTTCCGATGCGTTAGAAGAAGAAATTGAACAACTTTGTGGACCTCACTCTACCTCGGACTTGCCTGCTCCTACTGGAACAGCCATTGGGCGGGTCTATGAAGTCGCTGATGCTGCTCAACAATATAGTGATTTTCTCCAGTCCACCATTCAAAGCGATCTTGCTGGATTGAAGGTAGTTCTAGATGGTGCCAATGGGGCAGCCTCACAAATTGCACCAAAAGTGCTCCAAGAGCTAGGCGCTGAAGTAATTACGCTACACTGCCAACCTGATGGAACGAATATTAACAAAGCTTGCGGATCGACCCACCCAGAGGACCTCTGCCAAGCTGTTGTAAAAGAAAAAGCCCATGTAGG containing:
- the glmM gene encoding phosphoglucosamine mutase; translated protein: MVKRLFGTDGVRGVANQELTPELAFRLGRSGAYVLGRDIEKPKIVIGKDTRISGDMLEAALIAGITSVGADVLKVGVLPTPGIAFLTRQLGATAGVVISASHNPVEDNGIKFIGGNGYKLSDALEEEIEQLCGPHSTSDLPAPTGTAIGRVYEVADAAQQYSDFLQSTIQSDLAGLKVVLDGANGAASQIAPKVLQELGAEVITLHCQPDGTNINKACGSTHPEDLCQAVVKEKAHVGLAYDGDADRLIAVDEKGQIVDGDQIMVTCALHMKEKNELVKNMVALTVMSNLGLHIALKKAGIEIVETKVGDRYVLEALREKGAIFGGEQSGHILFLQHNTTGDGILTGLQLLAVMKERGLPLSTLAGQMNKLPQLLVNVRVKDKSCMDNETVQNAIAKGQKTLEGRGRILVRPSGTEPLIRVMGEGPDQEELTAIVEEIADVFRSYC